The Acidobacteriota bacterium genome contains a region encoding:
- a CDS encoding GNAT family N-acetyltransferase, which yields MPTVRAARLTDAAALAQLAQALLAHERQLNAQMGALTPWAASPAELHKQLRLPNTQFFVAESAGEVVGYLKVVALGLTPDRQVLGWRGWLKENCIKLARRAFDLVLRRPRPNLEQTGGYIAGIFVNPAARRDHAGRALVAAAEAWLRAQGLGTGELQVLCANTIALQFWESLGYEPIALSMRKPLL from the coding sequence TTGCCAACCGTGCGGGCCGCGCGGCTCACCGATGCCGCCGCGCTCGCCCAGCTTGCGCAAGCATTGCTGGCGCACGAACGGCAACTCAATGCCCAAATGGGCGCGTTGACGCCCTGGGCGGCCAGCCCGGCGGAGTTGCATAAACAATTGCGGTTGCCAAACACGCAGTTCTTCGTGGCTGAAAGCGCGGGCGAGGTGGTGGGGTATCTTAAAGTCGTGGCGCTGGGTTTAACGCCCGACCGTCAGGTGTTGGGCTGGCGCGGCTGGTTGAAAGAAAACTGCATCAAACTGGCCCGCCGCGCGTTCGATCTGGTGTTGCGCCGTCCGCGCCCCAATCTCGAACAAACTGGCGGATATATCGCGGGGATTTTCGTCAATCCTGCCGCGCGGCGTGACCATGCTGGCCGCGCGCTGGTCGCTGCCGCCGAAGCCTGGTTGCGCGCTCAGGGCCTGGGCACCGGCGAATTGCAGGTGCTTTGCGCCAACACCATTGCCTTACAGTTTTGGGAAAGCTTGGGGTACGAACCCATTGCGCTCAGCATGCGCAAACCGCTGTTGTGA
- the holA gene encoding DNA polymerase III subunit delta, protein MKRQAGVDPLKAQAEFDRNLNAGKLSPVYVLEGKEAYLREQAVNRLLEAAVDEGMRAFNFARISVSDGDLGKALALARQYPMISARRMVVVTDFEAVNDDRQLELLKDYLRAPGETTVLAFVSAGLDNRRAIATALRKTATVVNFDPLDEKESAPRWVLDYVKRNGCAMEMSDASYLIGTVGVELQRLTNELEKLICFVGGKGRIGKAEIDALVVHTREHSNFELTDALLDGRRERALRLLGHIFDNPPEAPQTLAIMMLGALARGYRNLLLAKELMRQNAAQEEIAKAVGMSPYAVRYLNERARKADINTLLKAIARIAATDVALKSSLATPQLQMELLICELCPSG, encoded by the coding sequence ATGAAAAGACAAGCCGGAGTTGATCCGCTCAAAGCCCAAGCCGAATTCGACCGCAATCTGAACGCGGGCAAGCTGTCCCCCGTCTACGTGCTCGAAGGCAAAGAGGCTTACTTGCGCGAACAGGCGGTGAATCGCTTGCTGGAAGCGGCAGTGGACGAAGGGATGCGCGCTTTCAATTTTGCGCGCATCTCGGTCAGCGATGGCGATTTGGGCAAGGCGCTGGCGTTGGCGCGCCAGTACCCGATGATCTCAGCGCGGCGCATGGTGGTGGTGACCGACTTTGAAGCCGTCAACGACGACCGGCAGTTGGAACTGCTCAAAGATTACTTGCGCGCGCCGGGCGAAACGACAGTGCTGGCCTTTGTCAGCGCGGGGCTGGACAACCGGCGCGCGATTGCGACGGCGCTGCGCAAGACGGCGACAGTCGTCAACTTCGATCCGCTGGATGAAAAGGAAAGTGCGCCGCGCTGGGTGCTCGACTACGTCAAACGCAACGGCTGTGCGATGGAGATGAGCGATGCGTCCTACTTGATCGGCACGGTCGGCGTCGAGTTGCAGCGGCTGACGAACGAGTTGGAAAAGCTGATCTGTTTTGTGGGTGGCAAAGGCCGGATCGGCAAGGCGGAAATTGACGCGCTGGTGGTGCACACGCGCGAACACAGCAACTTTGAATTGACCGATGCGCTGCTGGATGGGCGGCGCGAGCGGGCCTTGCGGCTGTTGGGTCACATCTTCGACAATCCGCCGGAAGCGCCGCAAACACTGGCGATTATGATGCTGGGCGCACTGGCGCGCGGCTACCGCAATCTGCTGCTCGCCAAAGAACTGATGCGCCAGAACGCCGCGCAGGAGGAAATCGCCAAGGCCGTCGGCATGTCGCCTTACGCGGTGCGGTATCTGAACGAGCGGGCGCGCAAGGCCGACATCAATACATTATTGAAAGCCATCGCGCGGATTGCCGCGACGGACGTGGCATTGAAATCTTCGCTGGCGACGCCGCAGTTGCAGATGGAGTTGTTGATTTGCGAGTTGTGCCCGTCAGGCTGA
- a CDS encoding glycosyltransferase family 4 protein → MKILVISLYYEPDQCQGNGPLVRALCDDWAAAGHEVSVVTSFPHYNCDAVWPEFRGKLWQRDRVGLVNVLRSYIHVSARKSGLARLLNYLSFNVSSTLAGLSVSKPDVIFVLSPPLTIGLTAYLVGKLKGIPYCYNVQDIWPEAAVRLGMLRGEYTIRFWERIEKFIYGQARRIFAISEEFSENLQGKGIAAAKIEVIPNFVDTDFIRPLPRQNAFAARHGLNDGFVVLYAGNVGLSQGLEVVLEAAELLRGQPEVLFQIVGAGSSKAELMAEAERRQLPNVRFLPLQAETDVPELYAACDVALIPLRRGLAQNSVPCKTYSIMSSARPYIASVDEGSNVWKLTEHAGCGVCIPPENARALAQAVLELKADRKRRQLMGVNGRAFVEVQFAREVVTQRYRQALEELVEPHRARLPERIGLETRAAGTRGQTPSTIEAVEMEVE, encoded by the coding sequence ATGAAAATTCTCGTCATTAGCCTCTATTACGAACCCGACCAATGCCAGGGGAACGGCCCGCTTGTCCGTGCTTTATGCGATGACTGGGCCGCCGCTGGGCACGAGGTGTCGGTGGTGACTTCGTTTCCGCACTACAATTGTGACGCCGTTTGGCCTGAGTTTCGCGGCAAGTTGTGGCAACGCGACCGGGTCGGATTGGTGAACGTGCTGCGTTCCTACATCCACGTTTCCGCGCGCAAATCGGGCCTGGCGCGGTTGCTGAATTATCTTTCTTTCAACGTCTCTTCGACGCTGGCGGGGCTGTCCGTCAGCAAGCCGGATGTAATCTTTGTGCTGTCGCCGCCACTGACCATTGGATTGACGGCTTATCTGGTGGGCAAACTCAAGGGCATTCCGTATTGTTACAACGTGCAGGACATTTGGCCGGAAGCGGCGGTGCGCTTGGGGATGTTGCGCGGCGAATACACCATTCGCTTTTGGGAGCGGATCGAAAAATTCATCTATGGTCAAGCGCGGCGCATCTTCGCCATTTCCGAAGAGTTTAGCGAGAACTTGCAAGGCAAAGGCATCGCGGCGGCCAAGATTGAGGTCATTCCCAATTTCGTTGATACCGATTTCATTCGCCCGTTGCCGCGCCAAAATGCCTTTGCGGCGCGGCATGGGTTGAATGACGGGTTCGTTGTGCTATACGCCGGCAACGTCGGATTGTCGCAAGGGCTGGAAGTCGTGCTCGAAGCGGCGGAGTTGTTGCGCGGCCAACCAGAAGTTCTTTTTCAGATCGTGGGCGCGGGTAGCAGCAAAGCCGAATTGATGGCCGAGGCCGAACGGCGGCAATTGCCCAACGTGCGGTTTCTGCCGTTGCAGGCCGAAACTGATGTGCCGGAACTATACGCTGCGTGTGACGTGGCGTTGATTCCGTTGCGGCGCGGGCTGGCCCAGAATTCGGTGCCCTGCAAGACCTACAGCATTATGTCCAGCGCGCGTCCTTATATCGCCAGCGTGGATGAGGGCAGCAATGTTTGGAAACTGACCGAACATGCCGGTTGTGGTGTGTGCATCCCGCCAGAAAACGCGCGGGCACTGGCTCAGGCCGTGTTGGAACTGAAAGCCGACCGCAAACGCCGCCAGTTAATGGGAGTGAACGGACGCGCTTTTGTTGAGGTGCAGTTTGCGCGCGAAGTGGTCACGCAACGTTACCGCCAGGCGCTGGAAGAGTTGGTCGAACCGCACCGCGCGCGCCTGCCGGAGCGTATCGGTTTGGAAACGCGGGCTGCCGGCACGCGGGGCCAAACGCCCTCCACAATCGAAGCCGTTGAAATGGAAGTTGAATAA
- a CDS encoding isocitrate lyase/phosphoenolpyruvate mutase family protein, with translation MLTQAEKGAALRALHQRDHAFIIPNPWDVGTARLLAQLGFEALATTSAGYAFSVGQCDNRVGRDRMLAHVAAIAAATDLPVSGDLENGYGDDPATVAETVKLAAAAGLVGCSIEDSSNRPGETLYELEHAAERLRAAAEAARALPFPFTLTGRAENFLFGQPDLPPDLKDTINRLQAYQAAGADVLFAPGLTKKEDIAAVVSSVDRPVNVVMGLQGVQLGLAELSALGVKRISVGSALTRAAYGAFLRAAREMQQHGTFTFAKEAVSYQELSALFEA, from the coding sequence ATGTTGACACAAGCTGAAAAAGGAGCGGCCTTGCGGGCGCTCCACCAACGCGATCACGCGTTTATCATTCCCAACCCCTGGGACGTTGGCACCGCGCGGTTGCTGGCGCAGTTGGGCTTTGAAGCGCTGGCCACGACGAGCGCCGGGTACGCTTTTTCTGTCGGGCAATGCGACAACCGGGTGGGCCGCGACCGGATGTTGGCGCACGTGGCGGCCATTGCGGCGGCCACCGATTTGCCTGTCAGCGGTGATCTCGAAAACGGTTACGGCGATGACCCCGCGACGGTGGCGGAAACCGTCAAGCTGGCAGCGGCGGCGGGGCTGGTCGGCTGCTCTATCGAAGACTCCAGCAATCGTCCCGGCGAGACGCTTTACGAATTGGAACATGCGGCGGAGCGCCTGCGCGCGGCAGCAGAGGCGGCCCGCGCGTTGCCGTTCCCGTTCACGCTGACCGGGCGCGCAGAGAATTTCCTGTTCGGACAACCTGATTTACCGCCTGATCTAAAAGACACGATCAATCGTTTGCAGGCGTATCAAGCAGCCGGCGCGGATGTGCTGTTCGCACCTGGCCTGACGAAGAAAGAAGATATTGCGGCCGTGGTGAGTTCAGTAGATCGTCCGGTGAATGTCGTGATGGGTTTGCAAGGCGTGCAACTGGGCTTGGCCGAATTGTCCGCCCTTGGCGTCAAGCGCATTAGCGTCGGCAGTGCGCTGACCCGCGCGGCTTACGGCGCTTTTTTGCGCGCGGCCCGCGAGATGCAGCAGCACGGAACCTTCACGTTTGCCAAAGAAGCCGTGAGTTATCAGGAACTCAGCGCGCTGTTCGAGGCTTGA
- the trpS gene encoding tryptophan--tRNA ligase, giving the protein MKRIVSGMRPTGKLHLGNYEGALKNWVKLQAQYECFYFVADWHALTSDYADTSQIKANTLAMVTDWLAAGLDPNTSTIFVQSLVPEHAELHLYFSAVTPLGWLERVPTYKEQRENITDKDLGNYAFLGYPVLQAADICMYKAHYVPVGIDQVAHVELTREIVRRFNNFYGAVFPEPEALLTATPKLTGTDGRKMSKSYNNTIELGDAPDTIRAKTRQMITDRTRVKRVDPGHPEACDVCQMHRMFVPAEVADKFDTDCRAASIGCVDRKRALAEALIEHLAPITKWLAYYRAHQDEVRDIILTGSRKAREEAQQVMGEVRDAMQIKW; this is encoded by the coding sequence ATGAAACGAATCGTTAGCGGTATGCGCCCGACCGGCAAGCTTCACCTGGGCAACTACGAGGGCGCGCTCAAGAATTGGGTCAAACTCCAAGCTCAATACGAATGCTTTTATTTTGTCGCGGACTGGCACGCGCTGACCTCGGATTACGCCGACACGTCGCAGATCAAGGCCAATACGCTGGCAATGGTGACCGATTGGCTGGCGGCGGGGCTTGATCCGAACACCTCAACCATCTTCGTTCAATCGCTGGTGCCGGAGCACGCCGAGTTGCACCTCTACTTTTCGGCGGTCACGCCACTGGGTTGGCTGGAGCGCGTGCCGACCTACAAAGAGCAGCGCGAAAACATCACCGACAAGGATTTGGGCAACTACGCGTTTTTGGGCTACCCAGTGCTGCAAGCCGCCGACATTTGCATGTACAAAGCGCATTACGTGCCCGTCGGCATTGACCAAGTCGCGCACGTCGAATTGACGCGCGAGATCGTGCGCCGCTTCAACAACTTTTACGGCGCGGTCTTCCCCGAACCGGAAGCCTTGCTGACCGCGACGCCAAAGCTGACCGGCACCGACGGGCGCAAGATGTCGAAGAGCTACAACAACACAATCGAACTGGGCGACGCGCCCGATACGATTCGCGCGAAGACGCGCCAGATGATTACCGACCGCACGCGCGTCAAACGCGTTGACCCCGGCCATCCCGAAGCCTGCGACGTGTGCCAGATGCACCGCATGTTCGTGCCCGCCGAAGTGGCGGATAAGTTCGACACGGATTGCCGCGCCGCCAGCATCGGCTGTGTGGATCGCAAGCGGGCGCTGGCCGAGGCGTTGATCGAACACCTGGCGCCGATTACGAAGTGGCTGGCGTATTACCGCGCGCATCAGGACGAGGTGCGGGACATCATTTTGACTGGCTCGCGCAAGGCACGGGAAGAAGCCCAACAGGTGATGGGCGAGGTGCGCGACGCAATGCAGATCAAGTGGTAA
- a CDS encoding STAS-like domain-containing protein, with protein sequence MPHVEASPLIIINISEEFSRFPGARYKKDGPHSGEEFREKLLKPRFKEALEQGRKLFVNLDGAEGYATSFLEEAFGGLAREYGVPRVLSQLELQCFDEPLLVDEIKKYIRDVARR encoded by the coding sequence ATGCCACATGTTGAGGCATCCCCTCTGATCATCATTAACATTTCGGAGGAATTCTCGCGTTTCCCGGGAGCGCGCTATAAAAAAGATGGCCCGCACTCTGGCGAGGAATTTAGAGAAAAACTCCTGAAGCCACGATTCAAAGAAGCACTGGAACAAGGGCGAAAGCTCTTTGTGAATTTGGATGGCGCGGAGGGTTATGCTACCTCCTTCCTGGAAGAAGCTTTTGGTGGCTTGGCGCGGGAATACGGCGTGCCGCGCGTGCTGTCGCAACTGGAATTACAATGCTTTGACGAACCTTTGCTAGTGGATGAAATTAAAAAATATATCCGGGACGTTGCTCGGCGGTAA
- a CDS encoding DinB family protein: MKPEANEYAPYYGKYVELVPAGDIAVTLQAQGEQTLTLLHTLSEAQGGHAYAPGKWTIKELIGHVNDTERIFAYRLLRIGRNDQTPLAGFEQDDYVASTDFNARTLASLLDEFAAVRQATLQLCQPFTEAEWLRRGTASEHEITARALAHIIAGHELYHVDILKTRYLAAAA, from the coding sequence GTGAAACCTGAAGCAAACGAATACGCACCTTATTACGGCAAATATGTCGAACTCGTCCCGGCGGGCGACATCGCCGTGACCTTGCAAGCACAGGGCGAGCAAACGCTGACGCTGTTGCACACGTTGAGCGAGGCGCAAGGCGGGCACGCTTACGCGCCGGGCAAATGGACGATCAAGGAATTAATCGGCCACGTGAACGACACCGAGCGCATCTTCGCCTATCGCCTGTTGCGCATCGGGCGCAATGACCAAACGCCGCTGGCCGGCTTTGAGCAGGACGATTACGTCGCCAGCACTGATTTCAATGCGCGCACGCTGGCCAGCCTGCTTGACGAATTCGCCGCCGTGCGCCAAGCCACGCTCCAGCTTTGCCAGCCTTTCACCGAGGCCGAATGGCTGCGGCGCGGCACAGCCAGCGAACACGAAATCACGGCCCGCGCGTTGGCGCACATCATCGCCGGGCACGAGTTGTATCACGTGGATATTTTGAAGACGCGCTATCTGGCGGCGGCGGCTTAA
- a CDS encoding GNAT family N-acetyltransferase, translating to MTFSEPSKLLVRAATLAEAVAVAALLRQAFLVYEPHYTPAAFAATTPTAEQLRQRWHEGPVWVALLAHELAGTIAAVPQTHGLYLRSMAVHPQARGQGLGNALLANVEAYARDHGFRRMHLSTTPFLTNAIWLYERFGFVRTSDDLLELCGTPLFTMEKLLELDEECA from the coding sequence ATGACTTTCTCCGAACCGTCAAAGCTTTTGGTGCGCGCCGCTACACTGGCCGAAGCCGTAGCGGTGGCGGCGCTCTTGCGGCAGGCGTTTCTTGTCTACGAACCGCATTACACGCCGGCAGCCTTTGCGGCCACCACGCCCACCGCGGAGCAGCTTCGGCAACGTTGGCACGAAGGCCCGGTGTGGGTGGCGCTGCTGGCGCACGAGTTGGCGGGGACAATTGCCGCCGTGCCGCAAACGCATGGCTTGTATCTGCGCAGCATGGCCGTTCACCCGCAGGCGCGCGGGCAAGGCCTCGGGAACGCCTTGCTCGCAAATGTCGAAGCCTATGCCAGAGACCACGGGTTCAGACGAATGCATCTGAGCACGACGCCTTTTCTCACGAACGCCATCTGGTTGTATGAACGCTTCGGCTTCGTGCGGACGAGTGATGATCTGCTTGAATTATGCGGCACGCCGCTTTTCACGATGGAGAAGTTGCTCGAATTAGATGAAGAGTGTGCGTAA
- a CDS encoding SDR family oxidoreductase: MYLVTGGAGFIGSHIAEALVKRGERVRVLDNLITGNRENLAHLRGKLEFIEGDIRNYEQTRQAVTGVHVVFHEAAIPSVPRSVADPLLNHDCNVNGTFNVLLAARDAGVKRVVYAASSSAYGETEVLPKQEAMAPTPLSPYAAAKLFGEYYCQVFTQVYGLETACLRYFNVFGPRQDPSSPYSGVISKFVTALLQGQTPVIFGDGEQSRDFTYIDNVVDANLRAAEAPAAAGKVMNLGIGERITLNALLAELQKVLGTHLTPRYEPMRAGDVRHSLADITQAQTLLGYEPLVGLAEGLRRTVEWYRGATVVQQAAA, encoded by the coding sequence TTGTATTTAGTGACAGGGGGCGCGGGTTTCATCGGCTCGCATATTGCGGAAGCCCTGGTCAAACGCGGCGAGCGTGTGCGCGTGCTCGACAATCTGATCACCGGCAACCGCGAAAACCTCGCCCATCTGCGCGGCAAGCTCGAATTCATCGAAGGCGACATCCGCAATTACGAACAGACCCGCCAGGCCGTCACAGGCGTTCACGTCGTCTTTCATGAAGCCGCCATCCCGTCGGTGCCGCGTTCCGTGGCCGACCCGCTGCTCAATCACGATTGCAATGTGAACGGCACGTTCAACGTGCTGCTGGCCGCGCGCGATGCGGGTGTCAAACGCGTGGTTTATGCCGCTTCCAGTTCAGCTTATGGCGAAACCGAAGTCCTGCCGAAGCAGGAAGCGATGGCCCCGACGCCGCTCTCGCCCTACGCCGCCGCCAAGCTTTTTGGCGAATACTATTGCCAGGTCTTTACGCAGGTTTACGGTTTGGAAACGGCCTGCCTGCGCTACTTCAACGTGTTCGGCCCGCGCCAGGATCCTTCGTCGCCTTATTCGGGCGTGATCTCCAAGTTCGTGACCGCGTTGTTGCAGGGGCAAACGCCAGTGATTTTTGGTGATGGCGAACAGTCACGCGATTTCACTTACATTGACAACGTTGTGGATGCCAACTTGCGCGCTGCCGAAGCGCCCGCCGCCGCTGGCAAGGTGATGAATCTGGGCATTGGCGAGCGCATCACGCTGAATGCCTTGTTGGCCGAATTGCAGAAGGTGCTCGGCACGCATTTGACGCCGCGTTATGAGCCGATGCGCGCGGGCGATGTCCGGCACAGCCTGGCCGACATTACCCAGGCGCAGACTTTGTTGGGGTATGAACCGCTGGTGGGCCTGGCCGAAGGGTTGCGGCGCACGGTCGAGTGGTATCGCGGCGCGACGGTGGTGCAGCAGGCGGCGGCTTGA
- a CDS encoding beta-lactamase family protein, producing the protein MLQRARVLSCLTLVALSVTVTVFAQAPAPKLSLERVVAALEPEIKAAMEAGKIPSCTVALVVGDKIVWQQAYGYSNLWAKTPARLDSVYLIGSTFKAMSTVALLQLQEQGKFKLDDPVNQYLGDLKIKNEDPAKPVTFRHLLTHVSGLPADFGPFPLWADKAPPALEEYLRASLRVQRPPLEKEEYSNLAFSLIGYLVERLSGAPFKDYVQTHVFEPLEMESTAFNPRPDMDERLTVPYVPDEKTSELKATPRLRASVWPAGLVYGTIANQANWLIANLNGGVFKGRRVIGEQTHAQMLTKQFAQFPGPVENLWGGKEAGFGLTWWVEERGGDKIFAHSGSVPGYTAFLQGNRTRRLGFAILTNGNRAHPHLIKLADRALELLKQNGLAE; encoded by the coding sequence ATGTTGCAACGCGCCAGAGTGTTAAGCTGCCTTACCCTTGTCGCCCTTTCAGTCACAGTTACAGTTTTTGCCCAGGCCCCCGCGCCCAAACTGAGCCTTGAACGGGTCGTCGCCGCGCTTGAACCGGAAATCAAGGCCGCGATGGAGGCCGGCAAGATTCCGTCGTGCACGGTCGCGCTGGTCGTCGGCGACAAAATCGTCTGGCAACAGGCATACGGCTACAGCAATCTCTGGGCGAAAACGCCCGCGCGGCTCGATTCGGTCTATCTGATCGGTTCGACGTTTAAGGCCATGTCAACCGTCGCGCTGTTGCAATTGCAAGAGCAGGGCAAATTCAAACTCGACGACCCGGTCAACCAATATCTCGGCGACCTCAAAATCAAAAACGAAGACCCCGCCAAGCCCGTCACCTTTCGTCACTTGTTGACGCATGTTTCGGGCCTGCCCGCCGATTTCGGGCCGTTTCCGCTGTGGGCCGACAAAGCGCCGCCGGCGTTGGAAGAATACCTGCGCGCGTCGTTGCGCGTGCAGCGTCCGCCGCTCGAAAAAGAAGAGTATTCGAACCTGGCCTTTTCGCTGATCGGCTATCTGGTCGAGCGGCTGTCGGGCGCGCCGTTCAAAGATTACGTGCAAACGCACGTCTTTGAGCCGCTTGAAATGGAGAGCACGGCCTTCAATCCGCGCCCGGATATGGACGAGCGGCTGACAGTGCCGTATGTGCCTGATGAAAAAACCAGCGAATTGAAAGCCACGCCGCGCTTGCGTGCGAGCGTTTGGCCGGCGGGCCTCGTTTACGGCACGATTGCCAATCAGGCCAATTGGCTGATTGCGAATCTGAACGGCGGCGTGTTCAAAGGCCGCCGCGTCATCGGCGAGCAGACCCACGCGCAGATGCTGACCAAACAATTCGCGCAATTCCCCGGCCCGGTTGAAAATCTATGGGGCGGCAAAGAGGCGGGTTTCGGTTTGACGTGGTGGGTCGAGGAGCGCGGCGGCGACAAGATTTTCGCGCATAGCGGCAGCGTGCCCGGCTACACCGCATTTTTGCAGGGCAACCGCACGCGGCGGCTGGGCTTTGCGATCCTGACCAACGGCAATCGCGCGCATCCGCATTTGATCAAGCTGGCGGATAGGGCGCTGGAGTTGTTGAAGCAGAATGGGCTGGCAGAGTGA
- the scpB gene encoding SMC-Scp complex subunit ScpB, whose translation MNEEINGSIENYEEPAAELDLAALEDELLMIDETEAQAEHAEAAELILGVHDELAADEASLIEVSEPSEEITATHEELKPVIEALLFVSEEPLPLKQLGKVLGEVPEADVQAALEELVKDYDDRQGGLEIREVAGGWRISTRPQHHDFIRKYLKSRPTAKLSLPALETLAVISYKQPITIPEILEIRGVSSSSAIKTLLEKRLIVTKGRKETVGRPMMYGTSKDFLLQFGLKDLTELPSIEDFEDLAQ comes from the coding sequence ATGAACGAAGAGATCAACGGATCCATTGAAAACTACGAGGAGCCTGCGGCTGAATTAGATTTGGCCGCATTGGAAGACGAATTGCTGATGATTGACGAAACCGAAGCACAAGCTGAACACGCGGAAGCCGCTGAATTGATCCTCGGCGTGCACGACGAACTCGCAGCCGATGAGGCTTCGCTGATCGAAGTCAGCGAGCCGTCCGAAGAGATCACGGCTACGCACGAAGAGTTGAAGCCGGTGATCGAGGCTCTGCTCTTTGTCAGCGAAGAGCCGTTGCCGCTCAAACAACTCGGCAAGGTGCTGGGCGAAGTGCCCGAAGCTGATGTCCAGGCGGCACTCGAAGAACTGGTCAAGGATTACGACGACCGGCAAGGCGGGCTGGAAATCCGCGAAGTCGCCGGTGGCTGGCGCATCTCGACGCGCCCGCAGCACCACGACTTCATCCGCAAATATCTCAAGTCGCGCCCGACGGCGAAGCTCTCGCTGCCCGCGCTCGAAACGCTGGCGGTGATTTCGTATAAACAGCCGATCACGATTCCCGAAATCCTCGAAATCCGTGGCGTCAGTTCGTCCTCGGCGATCAAGACGTTGCTGGAAAAACGGTTGATCGTGACCAAAGGCCGCAAAGAAACCGTGGGTCGTCCGATGATGTACGGCACGTCGAAGGACTTCCTCTTGCAGTTTGGGCTCAAAGATTTGACCGAGTTGCCGAGCATCGAAGACTTTGAAGACTTGGCGCAGTAG
- a CDS encoding segregation/condensation protein A encodes MAKEKKAKASTALTEAPDNEDARRDNYRVKLENFEGPLDLLLYLIKKDEIDIYDIPVAHITEQYLVYLALMKELDIAVAGDFLVLAATLIYIKSKTLLPPDPTLAGQEDLNEDPRAELVERLLEYQKFKAAANMLYTRGEIEGACYTRGQLETDKHNPEVVATMFDLLRVFREILKRAESQAEMEIQRDEVTMAEKVAQIRAALESGEEINVRDIFMLSRSKRELIVTFLALLEMVKYAEVHLVQSELFGEIFARKRQHEGALMSPAELAHAANEFPSELPLESTDDAPALPFEELVIEETPDLTVASVVAAGEVEPEEL; translated from the coding sequence ATGGCAAAAGAGAAAAAGGCAAAAGCCTCAACCGCACTCACCGAGGCCCCCGACAATGAAGATGCCCGCCGCGACAACTATCGCGTCAAGCTGGAAAACTTCGAGGGGCCGCTCGACCTGTTGCTCTACCTTATCAAAAAAGACGAGATAGACATTTACGACATCCCGGTCGCGCACATCACCGAACAGTACCTGGTTTATCTGGCGCTGATGAAGGAACTCGACATCGCGGTGGCGGGCGATTTTCTGGTGCTGGCTGCGACGCTGATTTACATCAAATCGAAGACGCTGCTGCCGCCTGATCCCACGCTGGCGGGGCAGGAAGACCTGAATGAAGACCCGCGCGCCGAACTGGTTGAGCGCTTGCTGGAATATCAGAAGTTCAAAGCGGCGGCCAACATGCTTTACACGCGCGGCGAGATCGAAGGGGCCTGTTACACGCGCGGCCAGCTCGAGACCGACAAGCACAACCCCGAAGTCGTGGCGACGATGTTCGACCTGTTGCGCGTCTTCCGCGAAATCCTCAAGCGCGCCGAATCGCAGGCTGAGATGGAGATTCAGCGCGACGAGGTCACGATGGCCGAAAAGGTCGCGCAGATTCGCGCCGCGTTGGAAAGCGGGGAAGAGATCAATGTACGCGACATCTTTATGCTGTCCCGTTCCAAGCGCGAATTGATCGTGACCTTTTTGGCGTTGCTGGAAATGGTCAAGTACGCCGAGGTTCACCTGGTGCAAAGCGAACTGTTCGGCGAAATCTTCGCCCGCAAACGTCAGCATGAGGGCGCGCTGATGTCGCCTGCGGAGTTGGCGCACGCGGCCAATGAATTTCCGTCAGAACTGCCGCTGGAAAGCACGGACGATGCGCCCGCGTTGCCGTTTGAGGAGTTGGTGATTGAAGAGACGCCTGATTTGACTGTTGCATCTGTTGTTGCGGCAGGCGAGGTCGAACCCGAAGAACTATGA
- a CDS encoding LptE family protein gives MTRFSKLFCLCLLLLTTSSFTECYKPAGRGDALPKHIKTLAIPAFQNQALRFKVEQRFTAAMVDEALRRARALEIVSDPKGADAVMQGTIKQFFIRPVVLDDLGRARVFEVIITVALTVRDQTKNKILYDNQNFIFRDQYDISIDPKQFFSEEGPAVDRVARDFAKSVLTTILEGF, from the coding sequence ATGACACGATTTTCAAAGTTGTTTTGTCTTTGTTTATTGCTGCTGACGACCAGCAGTTTTACCGAATGTTACAAACCCGCCGGGCGCGGTGACGCTTTGCCGAAACACATCAAGACGCTGGCGATTCCGGCCTTTCAGAATCAGGCCTTGCGCTTCAAGGTCGAACAGCGTTTTACCGCCGCGATGGTGGATGAAGCCTTGCGGCGGGCGCGTGCCCTGGAAATAGTTTCAGACCCAAAAGGCGCCGATGCGGTGATGCAGGGGACGATCAAGCAATTCTTCATTCGCCCGGTGGTGCTGGATGATCTGGGGCGCGCGCGCGTGTTTGAAGTCATCATCACGGTGGCGCTGACCGTGCGCGATCAGACCAAAAACAAGATTCTTTACGACAATCAGAATTTCATCTTCCGCGATCAGTACGACATCTCGATTGACCCGAAACAGTTCTTCAGCGAAGAAGGCCCAGCGGTGGATCGCGTGGCAAGGGATTTTGCGAAGAGTGTGCTGACGACGATCTTGGAAGGGTTTTGA